The proteins below are encoded in one region of Maribacter aestuarii:
- a CDS encoding M56 family metallopeptidase, whose protein sequence is MTQYILECIAFQLVFLIIYDFFLKRETFFQWNRVYLIGSYALSLILPWIKIEAFKTEAPTIFNGYAEFLWNLDQSAMLLEGESAKAFNFSWQETLIILGATLATIWFGVKIWRLVKLRKEGSVHYFKNFTRILVPESSIAFSFFKSIFLGEKVPEREYDSIISHELVHIRQWHSLDLLFFELMRIVNWFNPLVYVYQNRIAELHEFIADAQVPKTEREAHYELLLSQAFQTQNISFVNQFFKTSLIKKRIVMLKKSKSKKVWQLKYVVLVPLILGMLAFTSSKKGVFPINKIQKMKVVPFGEVEKVPIFPGCENDDDKRGCFFESMREHIRKNFNYPKEAQENGIQGRVGILLTINTKGAITDTKYRGPDSLLTNEAKRIIAKLPVMQPGYHEGNVVSVAFSIPITFKLDNNSDDLTEEKAATRYSQLLIERARLVQLSNESNKVIVNLDKQLKALKESMDLKEESDKKIVRSKNYDEASDVPFSVVDEIPIFPGCENTEDKKTCFNNMMQSHISKNFNYPKDAEKNGIEGQVNLLFKISDNGIVKDIRYKGADQILNEEAERIIKKLPKMIPGKQKGKEVNVIYSIPITFKLD, encoded by the coding sequence ATGACACAGTATATCCTAGAGTGCATCGCCTTTCAATTGGTGTTCCTCATCATTTACGACTTCTTTTTGAAGCGCGAAACCTTTTTTCAATGGAATCGGGTTTATTTGATAGGGTCTTATGCCTTGTCCCTTATACTGCCATGGATAAAAATTGAGGCCTTTAAAACAGAGGCGCCAACTATCTTTAACGGCTATGCGGAATTTTTATGGAACCTGGACCAGTCCGCTATGCTGCTAGAAGGTGAATCCGCCAAAGCATTTAACTTTTCATGGCAAGAGACATTAATAATCTTGGGAGCAACATTGGCTACAATTTGGTTCGGCGTAAAAATTTGGCGTTTAGTAAAGCTCAGAAAAGAGGGGAGCGTTCACTATTTTAAAAACTTTACACGCATACTTGTTCCCGAGAGTAGTATCGCTTTTTCTTTTTTTAAATCGATTTTCCTTGGTGAAAAAGTACCTGAAAGGGAATATGATTCGATCATTTCACATGAACTAGTACATATACGGCAATGGCATTCCTTAGATCTTTTATTCTTTGAACTGATGCGTATCGTGAATTGGTTTAATCCGTTGGTCTATGTATACCAGAACCGAATAGCCGAACTCCACGAATTTATAGCCGACGCCCAAGTTCCCAAAACAGAACGAGAAGCCCATTACGAGTTGTTATTGTCCCAAGCTTTTCAGACACAGAATATATCCTTTGTCAATCAATTTTTTAAAACTTCATTAATCAAAAAACGAATCGTCATGTTAAAAAAGTCAAAGTCTAAAAAAGTCTGGCAGTTAAAGTATGTGGTATTAGTGCCATTAATTTTAGGGATGCTTGCCTTTACGTCCTCAAAAAAAGGTGTATTCCCAATAAATAAAATTCAGAAAATGAAAGTTGTGCCCTTCGGTGAAGTAGAGAAAGTGCCGATTTTTCCTGGCTGTGAAAATGACGATGATAAACGTGGTTGTTTTTTTGAAAGTATGCGTGAGCATATTCGTAAGAATTTCAACTATCCTAAAGAAGCCCAAGAAAACGGAATACAAGGCAGGGTAGGAATTTTGCTTACGATAAATACCAAGGGCGCAATAACGGATACAAAATATCGTGGCCCTGATTCTTTGCTTACGAATGAAGCAAAGAGGATTATTGCCAAATTGCCAGTTATGCAACCTGGATATCACGAAGGAAATGTGGTTAGCGTAGCTTTCTCTATCCCGATTACATTCAAATTAGATAATAATTCCGATGATTTAACAGAGGAAAAAGCGGCCACAAGATATAGCCAATTACTAATAGAAAGGGCTCGATTAGTGCAATTGTCAAATGAAAGCAATAAGGTAATTGTCAATCTCGATAAGCAACTAAAAGCATTGAAGGAAAGTATGGACCTTAAAGAAGAATCAGATAAGAAAATTGTAAGGTCCAAAAATTATGACGAAGCTTCAGATGTGCCATTTTCAGTTGTGGATGAAATTCCTATTTTTCCAGGATGTGAGAATACTGAAGACAAAAAAACTTGTTTCAATAACATGATGCAAAGCCACATTAGTAAAAATTTCAATTATCCCAAAGATGCCGAAAAAAATGGCATTGAAGGTCAAGTAAACCTTTTATTCAAAATTTCGGATAATGGCATAGTGAAGGATATAAGATATAAAGGAGCAGATCAGATTTTGAATGAGGAAGCTGAGCGCATTATAAAAAAGCTGCCTAAAATGATACCTGGTAAGCAAAAAGGAAAAGAAGTCAATGTTATCTATTCCATTCCAATTACCTTTAAACTGGATTAA
- a CDS encoding DUF456 domain-containing protein yields MDTALLIVGFIFMIIGILGSFLPVLPGTPLSWIGLLLLHLTEAVPINWWFLGITAAVALLIFVMDYIIPAMGTKKFGGSKAGMIGATIGLVIGLLAPIPGGIIIGPFLGAFLGELSNKADNRTALKAAFGSFLGFLTGTFMKFVTTIIFLGLFLSKVWDYRQALFPYFN; encoded by the coding sequence ATGGATACAGCGTTACTAATTGTTGGATTTATATTTATGATCATTGGAATATTGGGTAGTTTTTTACCTGTCTTACCGGGAACTCCCCTAAGCTGGATTGGTCTTTTACTACTTCATTTAACCGAAGCCGTTCCAATTAATTGGTGGTTTTTAGGAATCACGGCAGCTGTGGCCTTACTTATATTTGTAATGGATTATATTATCCCGGCTATGGGCACCAAAAAATTTGGAGGCTCCAAAGCAGGCATGATCGGTGCCACAATTGGTTTGGTAATAGGTCTACTGGCTCCCATTCCTGGCGGAATTATAATAGGACCATTTCTAGGCGCATTTTTGGGTGAGCTTTCCAACAAAGCAGATAACAGGACCGCTTTGAAGGCCGCCTTTGGATCTTTTCTTGGTTTTTTGACCGGGACGTTTATGAAGTTCGTAACAACGATTATTTTCTTAGGACTATTCTTGTCTAAAGTTTGGGACTATAGACAGGCTTTGTTCCCATATTTTAATTAA
- a CDS encoding BlaI/MecI/CopY family transcriptional regulator: MKQLTKAEEEVMQVLWQLEKCNVAAIIDELPNPKPAYNTVSTIVRILESKGFVDHEQEGKGYLYFPLLKKSEYSHQSINKLVDGYFQGSFKSMVSFFMKKNDMTLAELEAILNEIKTADPKLNNEKQENQK, from the coding sequence ATGAAACAGTTAACCAAAGCGGAAGAAGAGGTAATGCAAGTGCTATGGCAATTGGAAAAGTGTAATGTGGCGGCTATTATTGATGAGCTCCCCAATCCAAAACCGGCTTACAATACAGTTTCAACCATCGTTCGGATTTTGGAAAGCAAGGGTTTTGTGGATCACGAGCAAGAGGGGAAAGGATATCTCTATTTTCCGTTGTTGAAAAAATCCGAATATAGTCATCAGTCCATCAACAAATTGGTAGATGGGTATTTTCAGGGATCTTTTAAAAGTATGGTTTCGTTCTTTATGAAAAAGAATGATATGACCTTGGCTGAGTTGGAAGCAATTTTGAACGAAATTAAGACTGCCGACCCAAAATTGAACAATGAGAAACAGGAAAATCAAAAATAA
- a CDS encoding nitroreductase family protein, giving the protein MIFDLIKKRRSVFPAQYNDKPIAKTDIEKILQAANWAPNHKKTEPWRFKVILGEKKAELGEFLSNTYIDITPKPKQMKAKKLIENPKKAGAVIAICMQRDPKESIPEWEEVAATAMAVQNMWLCCTEMGIGCYWSSPGLIMYMQEFLEMNEGEKCLGFLYMGYFDGELPEQTRSSITDKVQWMD; this is encoded by the coding sequence ATGATTTTCGATTTAATTAAAAAAAGACGTTCTGTTTTTCCGGCGCAATACAATGATAAACCTATTGCAAAAACCGATATAGAAAAAATCTTGCAAGCAGCGAATTGGGCACCTAACCATAAGAAAACGGAGCCATGGCGATTTAAGGTGATACTTGGAGAAAAGAAAGCGGAATTGGGAGAGTTTTTGTCGAATACTTACATTGATATTACTCCCAAACCAAAACAGATGAAAGCCAAAAAACTCATAGAAAATCCAAAAAAGGCGGGAGCCGTTATCGCTATCTGTATGCAACGCGATCCTAAGGAAAGTATCCCGGAATGGGAAGAAGTCGCAGCCACGGCAATGGCCGTACAGAATATGTGGCTCTGTTGTACCGAAATGGGTATTGGTTGCTATTGGAGTTCCCCAGGACTTATTATGTATATGCAAGAATTTCTGGAAATGAACGAAGGTGAAAAGTGCCTCGGGTTTTTATATATGGGGTATTTTGATGGTGAACTTCCCGAACAAACAAGGAGTTCTATAACCGATAAGGTACAGTGGATGGATTAG
- a CDS encoding tetratricopeptide repeat protein: protein MKHQLILIVLMIIFKAEAQSSASSMADSLYLTGNYTLAINAYAKMGNDRTNLQIARAYQAIGNLDKAISQYESIVAENPALQIAAFELGKLYLRTNAYDEARKLFSKLATGGSENPEYQYYLGEAYRELGQPASSLVSYKNAIQLDSTHLRSLFQLAKFFTVKQQRDQALEYINQGLEFYSNDVALVNLKALVYFNDDQYPKAIPWFEKVLALGERKEYVYEKLAYCYYKNWEFDKAKETYNELLKLNDDNSDTYFSLAEVYRKNKELDSAEVFIKKAMEIKKPIFATGYNALAGLARERNDLTTALSYYEKAHAQEPMEPRYYYQICTLNDQLAEEPGRKLEYYENFIKLYGSKQPYVSQMVARRISELKEEIHFSQE, encoded by the coding sequence ATGAAGCATCAGCTTATCTTGATTGTTCTCATGATTATTTTCAAGGCCGAAGCCCAATCTTCGGCTTCTTCTATGGCAGATAGCTTATACCTAACAGGAAATTATACTTTGGCCATCAATGCATATGCTAAAATGGGTAATGATAGGACCAACTTACAGATAGCTAGGGCCTACCAAGCCATCGGAAATTTAGATAAGGCAATTTCACAATATGAAAGTATAGTAGCTGAAAATCCGGCATTACAGATTGCCGCTTTCGAATTGGGAAAATTATACTTGAGGACCAATGCGTACGACGAGGCCAGAAAACTTTTTTCCAAGCTTGCGACTGGTGGTTCTGAGAATCCGGAATATCAGTATTACCTAGGAGAGGCCTATAGGGAATTGGGGCAGCCGGCCAGTAGTCTTGTTTCTTATAAAAACGCAATACAACTGGATAGTACGCACTTAAGAAGCCTCTTTCAATTGGCTAAATTCTTCACCGTGAAACAACAACGGGACCAAGCGCTGGAATACATTAACCAAGGATTGGAATTTTATAGCAATGATGTTGCATTGGTAAATTTAAAGGCACTGGTATATTTTAATGACGATCAATACCCGAAGGCCATTCCTTGGTTTGAAAAAGTGTTGGCCCTTGGGGAGCGCAAAGAATATGTGTATGAAAAATTGGCGTATTGTTATTACAAGAATTGGGAGTTTGATAAGGCCAAGGAAACGTATAATGAATTATTAAAGCTGAATGATGATAATTCCGACACTTACTTTAGTCTGGCGGAGGTCTATAGAAAAAATAAAGAGTTGGATAGTGCCGAAGTTTTTATTAAAAAGGCAATGGAAATCAAGAAGCCCATATTCGCAACGGGATATAATGCCTTGGCCGGACTGGCACGGGAGCGGAACGATTTAACGACCGCCTTATCTTATTATGAAAAGGCTCACGCTCAAGAACCCATGGAGCCACGTTATTATTATCAAATCTGCACCTTAAACGATCAGCTTGCCGAAGAACCTGGAAGGAAGCTGGAATACTATGAAAATTTCATCAAGTTATATGGTAGTAAGCAACCCTATGTTTCGCAAATGGTCGCCAGGCGCATATCCGAACTAAAGGAAGAAATACATTTTAGCCAAGAGTAA